The sequence below is a genomic window from Monodelphis domestica isolate mMonDom1 chromosome 2, mMonDom1.pri, whole genome shotgun sequence.
CTAGTCCCCTTCCTTCTCACCTCAGGGAAATCACAGTGATCAAATGAAGCTAACAGAAAGCACTTGGCTGCTTGCTTATATTTTCGAGCAGCCAACTCAGCCAGGcctaaaaaatataagaaaaggaatgagagagacaaATGAAGCCAAGAGCCACCTAAATGAAAGCAGCCTTTGTTTAGGGAACCCAGTAGCCCAGAAGTAAATTGGCCCCTGATCCCCCTTCTATACCCCATGAATTTGGGTCCACAAAACcaccagaagaaaataaaatccaaatagtTAGGGACTGGGCAGGCTTCATCTATAACTAGAGCCAGTGGAGCTTTTCTATACATGCTAAAACTAAGCTGACTTGCCTTGCCTACACGCCCCAAGATTAGTTGCAACAtatgaattaggaaaaaattatttattttgaatttgagaAGGGTGTCAGAAAATTGCCCTACCTGACTATCTTTCCCCTTTTAACCCTAGGGGAGGCTCTGCCTAGACTTCCCTTACCTGCTGCACACTTGAGCTTGGTAAGAATAGCCTGGGTCTGGCTGTCCCTTTCCCCTCGCTGCTGTGAGAAGGAAGACATAGACTAAGAGAACGAACAACCACCACCAATACTTTTTTCTATCCCTTGGGGCCAGCCCGAGAAAGAACAAGAGGAGCAAACAGGATGTGTTCTGTTCAATAACCAGGGTCAAGACATGACTTGAAGTGATGCCAAGAAAGCCCAGAGGAAACCCACCCTGAAAGAGAAATAGCATGGGAGTGTAGTGGGTGGGGAGTGGAAATGAGATTTCAAAGAGCAccaagaaatgaaggaaaaatcacAAGATCAACAGGGAATGGATAAGGCACTAGCACGGTTACCTCAGCAATCTCAGGAGTAGATTCAGCTTTGCTGACATAGCTCAAGACATGGGACCAGTTCTGTAGGTAGACACTGACCTGCTGGGCAGAGAGCATGGAATGTGGTTTGATGGCACCACCTACTGGCCTCTGAGTGTCCTGAGGGATGTAGGCAACCTTCCCCaggtcttccccccccccaacatagTAGATTTCTGCTTATTCCCACCTTGATTACATTGAGGCACATATTAATGACATGTTTGGCGCTGGTACAGTAGTCCCGAGCCCGGGAGTAACACTTGAGGGCATTGCTGAGATCGCCACAGTCAAGGTAATGGTCACCCAAGTCATCATGCCCCCGCCTGCCAGGGAGAAGCAAGGAGTAAGGCAGATGCTTGGGAGCCCATTTCCTCCCACTtcttaacacccccccccccttttctgttTCCCCCAATCCTCTTACCTGATGCTCTCCTTGATAGAGTTTCCTTTGTAGTTTTTCAGGTCTGTATCCAGCTTCTCCAGTTTTAGCAGTGCCTTCTTTCTAGTGGCCTCCACCCAGGCTGTGTCCAGAGGTGGGGGTTCCACCCCTCCCTCAGGGACAGCATCAGGAGCATTTTGTAGCTCTCTGTTGTCagggtagtggtggtagtagtagcaaGAGAAACATTGTCATTGGAGATTTAGGAAGAAGTAGGGGAAATAGTAGCAGAGAAGAACCACCAAGCTGTTTAGGGTGACGAAATCTCTCCCTGCTAGCTgcctcattttttcttcctctccccaaagTTGAATTTTTCATTGAAACTGTCCTGTCTAATAATCTCTACCATCCTGAAAAACCTTCCCAATGTGTTTGACTTATACCACCtgctcccattttcttttctatggtCAGGGTCTAAGAGCTCTAGACAGTGGGGCTTGCTCCCTCAGCCCCTTCCAGCTCCCAGGAGCACCCTAATCTGGAtctacccccctcccccttttcttcccaCATCCTAATACCACACCTGGTAGCCTCAGAGAGCTTTCGGTGGATCTCCTCATAAACATCCACATTGAAGGTCCTCTGTACAAAGGACAATGCCATCTTCAGGGCTTCTACCCGAAGCTGTGGGCAGTGATCTGCAATGAACTGTAGCCGCTCAATGCGCATTAGCCCACTGTAACTGGATGCATACTGTTCCAGGtcctgaaagagaaaagagagtctGATAAGGTGCAATATCTTCAATACACAGATCCCTATAATAGGCACTGTATGAAAATAGAGATTGAAATGTAATTCCTGTCCACAAAAATCATAAGACCTCTCAGTAATATTCAAACTCACATACTTGAAGAAGCACAGATGCACACAACTTAAACTAAAACCTGTATAAATAAGTGCAGAGGGAAGGTAGTGATCAGAACTAGGGTCACTGGTTGGCAGAAAAGGGAGCAGCATTCAAAGTAGCATTCGAGCTTTTAGCTAGAAGAGAATGAACAATGTGTGTGGAACAAAGTAAAGGCCTTTGCTTACTTGGGGGGATCAATGTTAGGGCTAGAAAAAGTGGAGAGAAGAGTTACCGAGTGGGGGTAGTGTTCAGATTTGATGGTCAATAAGGAGCCATTGCAGATGTCTAAGCCATGACTGTGGTGGTATTCTGAAGACTCTTCTAGCCATCACACAGGATGGATTTGGGAAAGAGAACACTACTAATGTAGCGCCCCTACCTCTCTCTAGGGGTACCATCTAACTATGCCAGTCTGGGAGTGAAAATACCTTTGTCATATAGTCTCAAAGAGTTTTATTCCCAAAGGAGAGGCACTACCCTCTCAGCTCCAAGCTCCACATACCAGGGTGGGATTTTCCACCACATAGTTGATGTCTGGTGCATTCTGCTGATCCTCTTGAGGGTCCACATCAATCTGCATGGGTTCCACTGCCCCCTGCAATGCAGATGCCAGTCACCTGTGCACTCAAGCCTGAGAGAGTGCCCATGGCACACTAGTATTCAAAGTTTTATTCTGATCCTttatcctccccctccccaaatagaCCCTGCCCAGGACCAAGGTTTTGTCAGATTCTTCCTGTGCATAACACTATACCCACCCACCAGAGCTTTCCATCCAAAGGATGCCTTCTAGAGTCCCAACTCCACCAACCCCATCTCCCTAACACTACCAGACCTGGGGGGAGAGGGAAATTTCAAGGAATTCTTCAACAGTACCCAGGAGCCCATAAACACAACCTCCCCTACCCAGTTCCCTCCTAACCCACCATCATTAGAGGGGAAAGTCAGAAATGAAGAGAGCTAGACAGTAACCACTTGGCATCCCCAAGGCAAGTTCCCAACTACTGGCCTGATGTGGTTTCCTCAAAGTCATAAAGGAGAAACAGGTGAGACCTCAACCACTGGATGCAAAGGGTACCCTGCCACATCCTAAGCCATCCCATACCATCTGTCCTATGTAGATGGAGCAGTAATATTTGTAGTTCGAGTTACAGCCatgaaaatggggaaagaaatacAGGCATCAACTTGGGAAATCATACTGGGCATTCCCAAAGTGGAAAGAAATACAAAGGCTGCAATCTCAGATTATCAGCTTCTGTTCCTCACCTCTACCAGGTCTGGGCAAAACCCCAAAAGGCAGGCCGCTAAGCAGAGCTTCCAGAAACTTGGGTCACTGTTATTGTTCTACCCCTTCCCAACCCCACCTCAGGAAAAGTAGTATAGCTGATCCACAGGCTCCTAATCACATAACCAATtgctggggaagagggagaaggaagaaggggcgAGGAATAGGGAAATGGGAGTTCTGCCCAATctatctttttcttccctcccccctccttgcCCTCGGCACTGAGTCCCTGATCTTGGGGCTGGCAATGCAGTGGGGGCCCAGCCACGGCAGGGGCGGCTGGGGCTCCGCTCCCTCCTCCCTCGCTGGGGACCCCCTCTCCTGGAAGGTACCTCATAGAGCAGCGTACAGGCCGACAGACTGGCGCTCAGGCTGAAGTCTCCGGCTGTGCCAGGGAGGAAGAGGTCTGACCTACTGCTGTGAGGGGTGCAGTACAGATCTGTCACTGATGAAGAGGCTGAGCTGGGGGCCGAGCTATCCCTCATTCTGTCCTGACTTTCTGCACCCCCTGACCCTGACACAGAGCTGGCTGGCTGCTGAAGGGGAGAAACAATGTTAATGTAGGGGGGAACCAAAGCACCTCTCCACCACTGGGAGGCCCCCTATTAGGCCAGAGAGCCAAGTTGTGGCAGGTCTGACCCAGCTGGGCTCCCACTCTGAGGCTCATACCTGGGAGATGAGTGACCCTGAGACACCAGGGGCGGACTACAGAGTCCTACTGATAGGGGCCACAATTTGACCCAGAGCATTCTCCACCCAGCGGCGGTGGGGGAGGgcgggagggaaggagggagggaggaagggacgtGTCCTGGGAACCCGGCACAGCAGCCTGGTGGGGACAAGCTCAAGGACGGAGGGGCACGAGGGGGGGGCAGAAGCTCTCAGGGGGCGGCCCCCCTGTCTGTCCTGCGTGCTCCATCCACAAAGGATCACGTACCCCGGACAAGCGGGGTCTCCAGGATCCTGGGTCCCTGGGACGGGGTGAAAGGCCTACCGAGGGCCTAGCAGGGCCCGGTCGGACCCGAGCCATCTCCCTCGGGAGCCCCCTGCCCGGTCCAGGGAGCCCCTTTCCAGGGCCACGGCCTCGGCGAGCCTCGGGGGCGTGGCCTGCAGCCGGCCGGAGAACCCGTTCCCAGGGCGGGCGGGTGGAGAAGCGGCCCGAGGGGAGGGCGCGGGAGCCGGGGCTTCCTTCCCTAAGCGCGACCCCGGGGTCAGGATAGCGGCGCGGCGCCGCCCCGCCCCGCGGGGATCTCCAAGCGTTCGCCGCAGGCCTCTCCCCAGCCCCAGCGCGAGGGCCCGGAAGCCTGAAGCCCCGAGGCGTGCCGGGTCCTGCCCGCTAGGGCCGACCAAGACAGAGGCCGGGCGGAGGCCAGTGCGCCTCGGGGCCCCCCTcgtcccctcccccgccccctaCTCGGGACATCGCCCGCCCGGGCTCCTTCCCCCACCGACTCCCGGGTCCGGCCCGGGGCTGCGGAGCCAGGGCGGGGCGGGGCCGCGGGGCTCGGGCCGGGCCGGGCGGCACCGCCCCTAGGCTCGTTACCTGCAAATTAAACACCTGAACCGGCAGCGGCATCTTCCTCCTACCCCGCCGCGGCGCCGTCCACATCCGGGTCGCCTGGGCCTCGCCACGAGCACATCCGGGTCAcggggggaggggcggggagggACGGGAAGTAAAGTCGGTTCGGCCGCGGGGGCGGCGGGGGACGCCCTTAAAGGGGCAGAAGTCGCCACCGTGGCCCCGCAGCTGCCGCTTGCTCGTGCCTCagctcccctcttttctcccacCTCAGGCgctgagggaggggaggggcttCGGGGGCCTAGCActggggagaaactgaggcagagaaaactGGTAAAGGGCCTGCTGCTTCTCCGTGCGTCCCCTGGGTGCTCGGCATCCGTCGGGAGGCCGCGCCTGGAGCCTGGAGTCCTGGCCGCCCAGTCCGGGCCCGTGGCCCGCTGTGGGCAGGCTGCGATGGCCGGGCCCGGGGCCCGCTGGGGCTGAAGAATGACCTGCACTGGCGTGGGGCTCGGCAAACTCTGCTTCGTGCTGTCCGTAGCCTTGGGAGCctttttgctgctgctgctgcccctCCCCCGCCTCCAGGCTCCTTGGGGGGTCTGGGCCCACCGGCCGCCCCGGCCGCCCCCGACCTGCGCGCAGCCGCCCCGCGCCCAGCGGCCCCGGGAGGGGGGCGTGGCCCAGCCCCTGCAGGACGTGCTCCAGCGGCTTCTGGGGGCGCCAGCCGCGCACCCCCGGGCGCCCGATAGGCTGGAGCCCAGGGACATCTTCATCGCAGTGAAGACCACCAAGAAGTATCATAAGTCTCGACTGGAACTGCTTTTCCGCACCTGGATTTCCCGGGCCCAACAGCAGGTTGGACGAACTCCCTTCCCGGATCTTTTCTTGACGACCTGGCAGGATCACAGAGGGAGAAGGAACCTCTGGGGGACCCGGCACTCAGCGGGGTGCCTTGTCTTAGGTGGCTCTCTCCCGGGGAGAACTTTAGATTTGGaaagagggaccttagaagttaCCTAGGAGGTTAACCTATTAAGCCTGGCATATAGTACGTGCTTCATGACTCGGCTTAGTTAGAGGCAACCTATCCCTGTGGAAGGGGTAAAACAGAATTTGaattagaagagatctcagaaatTAATTTAAGAATTCACTCAGTACTAAgcgtagcacatagtaggcagtaAATGCTTTCCGAAGACCTCCAGAGAACCTCCATTTTCCTCTTGACAACATGAATTCCTAGTGCTTAACTTTCTCTTGCAGGTCAGATTGAGGTCCTCTGCTTCACAGTTTCTTTAGCAGAAACTGCCTTCAAAATGTACTATTGTCAGGTCAACAGGCATTTAAGGGCTTACTGTGTGGCTGGTACTGTGCTAAGGGACCTGCTCTGAAAGAGCTCACATTGGAGAAACATACAAGATTAGAAGTAATCTCTTAGGGGAGGCACTAACATTcagaaggatggaaaggtttcCTGCAGAAAGGAGGTTTTGAGCTGATTCTGAAGACCTTGGCTCCTTTGAAATCCACTCCATTTCACTCCAATGTGAATTGAGCAGCTTCTTAAATGCTTAACATTGTTCCAGTactaaaggagagaaaagaagatgagcAAGACATAGTCCCTCTAGGAGATGAAGATAAATGTTCATagtcaaacaaacatttattcagcacctactatgtaccaggcattgtactaagctaTTTACATGAGTGAATAGAATACAAATTGGGCTGTCATAAAGGCTTTGGAGAAATGCTAAATTCCAAGAGATAGTGAAAGCTTGTCCACCTCTGtggaaaagggaagattttataGGTAGAggggacttggaatcaggaatacttgggttcagatctagcctcagacaactggtgagaggaagagggagaaacagaatgACATACTCACCCATTcatgtcatcctgggcaagttacttaacctgtttgtcttaattttctcatctgtaaaatggtgataatagcacctagcttTCAGAGTTGATATGAGGATAACATGAAACAACGTTTGTACAGCTCTCAGCATAGTACCCAGCAAatagcactatgtaaatattatttattagataagTGAATAGCATTTACCTGAACCTTGAAAAATGGGTAGGATTGTTAGCAGTCAAAAATctgaaagagggggcagctgagtagctcagtggattgagagccaggcctagagatgggaggtcctaggttcaaatctggcctcagccacttcccagctgtgtgaccctgggcaagtcacttgacccccattgcctagcccttaccactcttctgccttggagctaatacacagtattgactccaagacggaaggtaagggtttaaaaaaaaaatctgaaagaacATAGTATTTCTAAGTATAAGAAATAGCAAGAACACAGGTACTGGTGTGGATAGAGAGCAAATCTTGTTCAGGAAATGGCAAGTAGTGCTGATAGACTAAATCATCCTggtttgtggaaaaaaaaaacaaagtgaatTTAGGCTGAATTgtggaaagttttaaaaaaattttttttattttaaaatattttttcatgtttcatgattcattttctttccctcccccctcccagagctgacaagcaattccactgggttgtataaatgttgccacttgatacctatttccatattatttatttttgctatagaatgattttttaaaagtctaaaccCCACATCACTTACCCATAAGTGATgccatatgttttgcttttgcatttctgctcccatagttctttccctgtggatagcattcttttacatgagtccttcaggagtgtcctggcttgttgcattgcttctagtagcaaagtccattacattggattgttccacagtgttttactctctgtgtacaatgttctcctggttctgctcatttcactctgcatcagttcattgaggttctcccagttcatatagaaatcctccacaTCATCAATCATTACAggacaatagtatttcatcactatcatcttccacaatttgttcagccattccccagtggagggacaccccctcattttccaattttttgccaccacaaaaagcggactatatttttgtactagtatttttccttgttatctccttggggtacaaacccagcagtgatattactggatcaaaggatatgcatccttttaaagcccttttcacATAATTCCAGATGCCTTCCATAATGGCTGgacaaattcacaactccaccagcaatgcattttgcttgattttgccacaacccctcgaacatttattttttttctttactgtcatagtggtcaatctgctaggtatgaggtggtacctcagcattgttttgatttgtgtttctctaattatgagagacttagaatgctttttcatgtgcttattgatagttttgatttctttatctgaaaagtgccctagtcccttgaccatttgtcaggtggggaatggcttgattttttttgtacaattggcttagctccttataaatttgagaaatgagatctttgtcagaggtttttcttataaagtttttcccccctatttgttgcttcccttctaattttggttgcattagttttgtttgcacagaaacttttaaatttaatataatcaaaattattcattttacattttgtagtgttctcgatcttctgcttggtcttaaaactccttcctttcctatagatctgatctgatctatgttcacctaatttgtttgttatttccctctttatatttaagtcatttacccactctgagtttTAATTTCTCCCAAGTGTATTCCATTGATCTGCCCTTCTATTTCTAAGCCAGTACCACATAGTTTTGATGATAactgatttatagtataatttgagatctagtaaagctaggcctccatcctccactctttttcattgtttcccttgatatttttgatcttttgttcttccagataaactttgtaataattttttctaattctataaaaaatgttttggtagtttgataggtatagagctgaataagtaaattaatttaggtaggattgtcatttttattatattagcttgtccttcccatgagcaaatgatgcttttccaattgtttagatctagttttatttgtgtgaagagtgttttgtggttatgttcatattcctaaatttgtcttggcaagtaaatTCCCAGATATTTGGAAAGTCTTGAATATCCTAATGGCTAAGTAATTTGGctagggttgggggtggggtatTGACTGTTTTTGAGCAGTAGAATGACTTGGCAAGTAGAATTGGTATagtatggaggatggattacTGTGCCTCTGGGATCAGAGTCTGTGGTTATTTTCTGGCCCCTTTCAACTATGAGGGGTTACATTGGACAGAATGAAGGTGAAAATGTACTTTTAACTTGAATTTAGAAAACctagattttttttgttaaagAGGCActgtgatatagtggaaagaggagTCTTAAGGACTTGAATTTCAATCCCAGCAATgctactccctgtgtgaccttgagtgagtcacttaatccctctgggcctcagtttccttgtctgtaaaattaggagattgagctagatgacctccaagatctCTTTCTGTTCCAAATCTTATGAATAGTTATATCAGAGAAAAACTATATAGGCACACTATTCAAATTGGAATTATTCCATTTGGCTTCATATTTTGGGAAACAGGTTAAATAAATATTCTTAATTTACTAGTATAAAATTGtaacacaattttaaaagaaaaacagttcctTTCTTTAATGAAAACATTAATTTTCTGACCCTGTTCTCTGTGAACCCAAGggtatttatttcttctttcagcACTGGTGGCTTTGTGCATCTTTCCATGGGCAGTTTATTTCAGCAGAGATATAGTGGCTAAAACCTAGGGAAGTGGTTTTGTAGATTCCAAGACTTTGGAATAACCTTAGGGTTGCCCCAGGTCGAAGACAAATCTGTGTCTTCTATTTATCTTTACTCCCAACAGGCCTAAGGACAGGAATCAGGGACCCTGGAAAGGATATTTTACACATTAAggattgctttaagatttattaGGCGTATtactacattatttttattgaagcTCATGATACCCCATGAAGTATAGATATTATAGGTTTTAGCCCTGTCTTACCAATGTGGATCCTGAGGCTCAGGGTAAATGtgttgtccaaagtcacatatctAGTGAGTGGCAGAGGTAGGATTCGATTCTAAGTATAGCAGTCTTTCCATTCTTGATATGTTGGCAAAAACACTGGCAAAAAAAGGGCCATATAAGGTGCTGGCCTTGGTAGGCTGCATGTGCAAACTGGCATGGGCCAGTGGCAGTGTCTCAGAAAGTATTTTTTCAACTCTtggacctatttttttttctccagacttTCATCTTCACGGATGGTGAGGACCCAGAGTTACGCCTTCGAGCAGGTAATTAAGTTTCCCATTGAACCTCTCTGTCCTGAATACTGGTATTACATCTGACAGATTACATGGATAAGGAATATTTGGCTTCCCATTGCTACCCAAGAGCCTTGGACAAGAACAAGTTTAACTCATTGGAATGGTGATTGGCTTCCATATAGGAGGAGTCTGAACCTGTTTTCATGACAGTAGGCCCCAGGGTAGAGTCTCCTCTACTAAGGTCATCACTGTCTGAATAAATCACTAACTACAGAGACACCAGAATTAAAACATAAGTTGGTATAGATTGTATTGAGCCCTGATGTTTGGCTGGCTTCCAGAAtgccatatgaactgggagagtAGAACTAGGCAAAAGAATGTATCAAATAAATGATGTTTTACTGGAACTTCCTGATTCTACTTCAGCTATATTTTCATTGTATGCCTGTGGCTTTGGGGGTTGAGGGCCTTTGAAGGTGaggggtggtgggggtggtgATGGTGTTGTAGGTCTGGATTTAGGATTTAATTGATGGGTAGTTTTCAGTATGTAGACTTCCTCTTTCATCCACGATGTATATTGACAACTTATTTCCATAAGATTGTCATAGAGAGTCccaggggttaagagacttgccagggtcatatggataatcagaggtaggatttgaatccgtGTCTTGATTCCTCTAACTCCTCtaccaaattgtctctcctggaattgACTACTATTTTGCTTTCCCTTCCATTAACCCATCCCTTATTTTCTCCAGGAGATCATGTCATCAACACCAATTGTTCCTCCATGCACACACGCCAAGCACTCTGTTGCAAAATGTCTGTGGAGTATGACAAGTTCATCGAGTCAGGAAGGAAGTACGTGAGTTTCCAAGCCAGAAAACTAGGTGGGAGTTATTCAGAAAACCCCAGAAATCCCAACCAGCAGGTCACAAGACAGCTTGTTTTTATGGGCCTCGTCCTGCAGCTCTAGTTTCTCCCCCAGCTCTTTCAGCTGCCAGACTGAACAGCTGGGTTCATTGAGGCTGCCAACAGTAATAGTCTCTATCCTACTTAATGTGgctctttccttctcatctcttgCAGATGGTTCTGCCATGTGGATGATGACAATTATGTGAACTCCAAAGGACTTCTACAgctgctctctggtttctccccAAGTCAGGATGTCTATGTGGGTCGACCTAGCCTGGACCACCCTATTGAGGCAGCTGACAGAGCCCAGGGAAGTGGAACTGTGAGtagtttggaaattttttttggtaggagttgggatggggaggaggaTCAGGGTggatggtggggagggaaacaactGAGAATTTAAGACTAGAAAGACAGAAATCAGGGAATCACTTGCCTCTcatacctgtgtgatcttggacaagttgtCTAACCCCCATGGgctagtttcctcttctgtaaagggaattgaattaaatgacctccaggttccctttcagctccaaatcttTCATCTGTCATCTGATTTGGCCCCCAGAGGACTTCTCAAAGGTAGTGGGAGTGGAAGAGTAGGAGTAACAGCAGGAAGGAGAAGGCCAAACAGGGGTGTTCCAGGAAGTTGAAAGCCAAATGAAGACATCTCAGAGCAGctagaactgaaaaggaagagACTAGACTAAGAACCAATGAAAAATGATTGTCTGGAACTCCTAAATTTTCCAGGGGAAGCAAGTTTGGAGTAGAAGAGGAAGCTTGGGAGAGGCAAGATGATATGGGGACCATTTTTCCCTGGACCCAGCGACCAGGGTCTCCAGAGCTTATATTTGTGTTTAAACAGAGCTTTGTAGTTTTATGAAGTACTTTTATGTTCCTTTGAGGTAGGTAAAGTATGTACCTCGTCGacattttatcaatgagaaaaCTTAGGTTCCGAGGATATACACAAGAGCTGGAATTTAAAATTGaattccagtgttctttctatccCACAATGTTATATCAAAGACCAGGAACTCCAGACAAAGGGCAGGCTTTAGCAGATGAATCTggtgaggggaaagggaggggtcTAATGGGCAAGCCTTAAGGAATGTAGCCTCTCACCCACCAGCCCTTGATGTTGGGTTCTCTCTGCTTGCCTCCCAGGCCTCTACAGTCAAGTTCTGGTTTGCCACAGGAGGAGCTGGGTTCTGCATCAGCAGAGGTCTTGCCCTCAAAATGAGTCCTTGGGCCAGGTGAGTGGGAGCCTCTGGGCTTCCCAACTCCAAGGAACCAGTTCCACAAGATCTTGAAAAGTAGGTCAAGACAGGTGGGAAGGGCAGATCCAGGCATGTCCTGAGCAACCTCTCCCCCTTCCTTGCAGTCTGGGCAACTTCATTAGCACTGCTGAGAAGGTCAGACTCCCTGATGACTGCACCATTGGGTATATCATCGAAGGACTGCTGCAGGTGAAACTGCTACATAGCACCCTCTTCCACTCCCACCTGGAGAACTTGCAGAGGCTGCCAGCTGATACCCTGCTCAGACAGGTACCACACCCAGCCCCTATCACAGCCAGCTTTAGGGCTAACTTTATTTTGAGTCCTTAGCCAGCTCTCTGCCACCAGGGATCATGCTCCTTTGACGTGACTCTCTTCCTTGGGTGCTCAAGTGTGTGTGTCTCTTCCCTCAACTTGGCCTTGAACTCTATGGAACTGACTCTTAAACTTCTGGAGAGGTCATCCCTTGGACAAGTAAATTTGCTGCAAGGTATCTTGGCTGAGGCAGGAAAGAGAGTGAAatccccctttccttccatctgaaTCACTCTttaagaagagtggtaagggctaggcaactgggattaagtgacttggccacgaTCATATATatagctgggaggtgtctgaggccagatttgaacctgtggGACctccctctaggcctggctctcaatccactgagctacccagctgccccctccataacTACTCTTAAAGCTCACAAATCAACTGTCACCCAAGAGCACACACATTTCACTAATA
It includes:
- the GPS1 gene encoding COP9 signalosome complex subunit 1 isoform X23 is translated as MWTAPRRGRRKMPLPVQGAVEPMQIDVDPQEDQQNAPDINYVVENPTLDLEQYASSYSGLMRIERLQFIADHCPQLRVEALKMALSFVQRTFNVDVYEEIHRKLSEATRELQNAPDAVPEGGVEPPPLDTAWVEATRKKALLKLEKLDTDLKNYKGNSIKESIRRGHDDLGDHYLDCGDLSNALKCYSRARDYCTSAKHVINMCLNVIKVSVYLQNWSHVLSYVSKAESTPEIAEQRGERDSQTQAILTKLKCAAGLAELAARKYKQAAKCFLLASFDHCDFPELLSPSNVAVYGGLCALATFDRQELQRNVISSSSFKLFLELEPQVRDIIFKFYESKYASCLKMLDEMKDNLLLDMYLAPHVRTLYTQIRNRALIQYFSPYVSADMRKMAIAFNTTVAALEDELTQLILEGLINARIDSHSKILYARDVDQRSTTFEKSLLMGKEFQRRAKAMILRAAVLRNQIHVKSPPREGSQGELTPANSQSRMSTNM
- the GPS1 gene encoding COP9 signalosome complex subunit 1 isoform X7, which encodes MKMSLGSSLSGARGCAAGAPRSRWSTSCRGWATPPSRGRWARGGCAQVGGGRGGRWAQTPQGAWRRGRGSSSSKKAPKATDSTKQSLPSPTPVQVILQPQRAPGPAIAACPQRATGPDWAARTPGSRRGLPTDAEHPGDARRSSRPFTSFLCLSFSPVLGPRSPSPPSAPEVGEKRGAEARASGSCGATVATSAPLRASPAAPAAEPTLLPVPPRPSPRDPDVLVARPRRPGCGRRRGGVGGRCRCRFRCLICSSRSDLFLPGTAGDFSLSASLSACTLLYEGAVEPMQIDVDPQEDQQNAPDINYVVENPTLDLEQYASSYSGLMRIERLQFIADHCPQLRVEALKMALSFVQRTFNVDVYEEIHRKLSEATRELQNAPDAVPEGGVEPPPLDTAWVEATRKKALLKLEKLDTDLKNYKGNSIKESIRRGHDDLGDHYLDCGDLSNALKCYSRARDYCTSAKHVINMCLNVIKQVSVYLQNWSHVLSYVSKAESTPEIAERGERDSQTQAILTKLKCAAGLAELAARKYKQAAKCFLLASFDHCDFPELLSPSNVAVYGGLCALATFDRQELQRNVISSSSFKLFLELEPQVRDIIFKFYESKYASCLKMLDEMKDNLLLDMYLAPHVRTLYTQIRNRALIQYFSPYVSADMRKMAIAFNTTVAALEDELTQLILEGLINARIDSHSKILYARDVDQRSTTFEKSLLMGKEFQRRAKAMILRAAVLRNQIHVKSPPREGSQGELTPANSQSRMSTNM
- the GPS1 gene encoding COP9 signalosome complex subunit 1 isoform X17, producing MWTAPRRGRRKMPLPVQVFNLQPASSVSGSGGAESQDRMRDSSAPSSASSSVTDLYCTPHSSRSDLFLPGTAGDFSLSASLSACTLLYEGAVEPMQIDVDPQEDQQNAPDINYVVENPTLDLEQYASSYSGLMRIERLQFIADHCPQLRVEALKMALSFVQRTFNVDVYEEIHRKLSEATRELQNAPDAVPEGGVEPPPLDTAWVEATRKKALLKLEKLDTDLKNYKGNSIKESIRRGHDDLGDHYLDCGDLSNALKCYSRARDYCTSAKHVINMCLNVIKVSVYLQNWSHVLSYVSKAESTPEIAERGERDSQTQAILTKLKCAAGLAELAARKYKQAAKCFLLASFDHCDFPELLSPSNVAVYGGLCALATFDRQELQRNVISSSSFKLFLELEPQVRDIIFKFYESKYASCLKMLDEMKDNLLLDMYLAPHVRTLYTQIRNRALIQYFSPYVSADMRKMAIAFNTTVAALEDELTQLILEGLINARIDSHSKILYARDVDQRSTTFEKSLLMGKEFQRRAKAMILRAAVLRNQIHVKSPPREGSQGELTPANSQSRMSTNM